One segment of Radiobacillus kanasensis DNA contains the following:
- a CDS encoding VOC family protein, with product MAFKPGMTFINLSVSDLKKSMNFFNEMGFSFNMQFTDENAACMVINDNTFAMLLTEAHFKNFTNKEIANAATHTEVLVSFAVESREQVDAILKKAIESGGSPATDLKDLGFMYQAGFQDLDGHIWEVFYMDMEAQQ from the coding sequence ATGGCATTTAAACCAGGTATGACGTTTATTAACCTTTCTGTCAGCGACCTGAAGAAATCCATGAATTTCTTCAATGAAATGGGGTTTTCGTTTAACATGCAATTCACAGACGAAAATGCAGCTTGTATGGTCATAAATGACAATACTTTTGCAATGCTTTTGACAGAAGCACACTTCAAGAACTTCACCAATAAAGAAATTGCCAATGCAGCAACTCACACAGAAGTATTAGTATCCTTTGCAGTGGAAAGTAGAGAACAAGTCGATGCAATCTTAAAGAAGGCCATAGAATCCGGTGGCAGTCCTGCCACTGATCTAAAGGATCTCGGATTTATGTATCAAGCGGGGTTCCAGGATCTAGACGGTCATATCTGGGAAGTATTTTACATGGATATGGAAGCTCAGCAGTAA
- a CDS encoding saccharopine dehydrogenase family protein, producing the protein MGKALIIGCGGVASVAIHKCVQNSDVFEEICIASRTKSKCDDLKAKLDGGKTKITTAQVDANNVDELIALIEEVKPDIVMNLALPYQDLTIMDACLATKTNYMDTANYEPEDTAKFEYKWQWDYRERFEKAGITALLGSGFDPGVTGVFSAYALKHHFDEIEYIDILDCNAGDHGYPFATNFNPEINIREVSANGRYWENGEWIETQPMEIKRVYDFPEVGKKDMYLLYHEELESLAVNIPGIKRIRFFMTFGESYLTHLKCLENVGMTSIEPIEFEGQKIIPLQFLKAVLPDPASLGPRTKGKTNIGCIFKGKKDGKDKTYYVYNVCDHEECFKEVGSQAVSYTTGVPAMIGAMMLMTGKWNKAGVYNIEEFDPDPFMEALNEWGLPWKEDHSPELVDAEPIKKTELVR; encoded by the coding sequence ATGGGAAAAGCACTTATTATCGGTTGTGGTGGAGTAGCATCTGTAGCCATCCACAAATGTGTGCAAAACAGTGATGTATTTGAAGAGATTTGTATAGCAAGTCGCACGAAATCAAAATGTGATGACTTAAAAGCCAAACTAGATGGCGGTAAAACGAAAATTACGACAGCGCAAGTAGATGCGAACAATGTGGATGAGCTGATTGCTCTCATCGAAGAAGTAAAACCTGATATCGTAATGAACTTAGCTTTACCGTATCAAGACTTAACGATCATGGATGCTTGCCTTGCAACTAAAACCAACTATATGGATACAGCAAACTATGAGCCAGAAGATACGGCAAAATTTGAATATAAATGGCAATGGGACTACCGTGAGCGCTTTGAAAAGGCGGGTATCACTGCCCTTTTAGGTAGTGGATTTGACCCAGGTGTAACAGGGGTATTCTCTGCTTATGCTTTAAAACATCATTTTGATGAAATTGAGTATATCGATATTCTGGACTGTAATGCAGGAGATCATGGCTACCCGTTTGCAACGAACTTCAATCCAGAAATCAACATCCGTGAAGTATCCGCTAACGGTAGATACTGGGAGAACGGCGAATGGATTGAGACACAACCCATGGAAATCAAACGTGTCTATGACTTTCCTGAAGTCGGCAAAAAAGATATGTACTTGCTTTATCATGAAGAGCTTGAATCTCTTGCGGTAAACATCCCAGGGATTAAGCGTATTCGTTTCTTTATGACTTTTGGGGAAAGCTACTTAACACACCTTAAATGCTTAGAAAACGTAGGAATGACTTCCATTGAACCAATCGAGTTTGAAGGACAGAAAATCATTCCGCTTCAATTCTTGAAAGCAGTATTGCCAGATCCAGCATCCCTAGGACCACGTACAAAAGGGAAAACAAACATCGGATGTATTTTCAAAGGGAAAAAAGACGGAAAAGACAAAACGTACTATGTGTACAATGTTTGTGACCATGAAGAGTGTTTTAAAGAAGTCGGCTCCCAAGCGGTTTCTTATACAACAGGTGTTCCTGCCATGATCGGTGCGATGATGTTGATGACAGGAAAATGGAATAAAGCCGGCGTGTACAATATAGAGGAGTTCGATCCAGATCCATTCATGGAAGCCCTAAACGAGTGGGGACTTCCTTGGAAAGAGGATCATAGTCCAGAACTAGTAGATGCAGAGCCGATTAAGAAAACGGAGCTTGTTCGATAA
- a CDS encoding methyl-accepting chemotaxis protein, with translation MLKFKDIKQIVAKPLQKLKTKRLTKEPRFKKPSITKFKSWPSLNVFNKKNVETRRAKKSITTKTLYTFILFILISVSGVGFASYFISNNIITTKVEDASEQTITQAGDKLDFVYSRYTGMVQELLIDKEFQDLLKNLNSYEANSQELDYIMTQNTIEDKLVNLAIVDEQLGMHLINVDRSLIFSSDDALQDDSILDSEWYKNAINSDEKMFWLGGMEAGVSGKSSDSTVSFAQALTVDGANYIVAFDLSNQLFEETLKDVKFGENGLVKVVDKNNKVVFSFDEKEINKKNSYPIDLKSEKHVVTQDDQLIFQYASEVTDWYLVGAVSSKELTKDTNKIFYITIIVIVISFVISLFIGKVIVNMIGVPMTKISELMSVAKDGDLKVRSDLTNREDEIGELANSFNDMMGNISEMMDKTRTSSAKVLQAATELQDISRLQSDSAREVAVASEEIATGATTLTQEAESGNSLVSKISSEVENVYENNHEMEDYAKEVISGSSAGIEKMDELVNKTKHGEQLTQALIQKTDTLKDSTKQISDVMTILTNIAQQTNLLSLNAAIEAARAGEAGKGFAVVADEIRKLSAQSKESIDLVGNITSAIINEVNETLSVLDEANPIFKEQVITAQETDDLLKNVGTRMNAFTSKIELVTSSINQLRDSQEILTSTIQQVSATAEESTAISEEVSASTEEQMKVSDSLVTTSQELKELAEDLQASLDRFKI, from the coding sequence TTGCTAAAGTTCAAAGACATAAAACAAATAGTAGCAAAACCGTTACAGAAGTTAAAGACTAAGCGACTTACAAAAGAACCAAGGTTTAAGAAACCAAGTATAACCAAGTTTAAGAGTTGGCCATCCTTAAATGTATTTAATAAGAAAAATGTAGAAACACGACGTGCGAAAAAGTCTATCACCACAAAGACCTTATATACATTTATCCTATTTATTTTAATAAGCGTTTCAGGAGTAGGGTTTGCATCCTACTTTATATCGAATAATATCATCACAACAAAGGTAGAAGATGCTTCTGAACAAACAATCACCCAGGCTGGGGACAAATTAGACTTTGTTTACAGCCGATATACGGGCATGGTCCAGGAGTTATTGATAGATAAAGAGTTCCAGGATCTCTTAAAGAATTTAAATAGTTATGAAGCTAACTCCCAGGAATTGGACTACATAATGACTCAAAATACAATTGAAGATAAATTAGTAAATTTAGCGATTGTCGATGAACAATTAGGTATGCATTTAATTAATGTCGATCGATCCCTCATTTTTTCTTCGGATGACGCATTGCAGGATGACTCTATCTTGGATTCAGAATGGTATAAAAATGCCATTAATTCGGATGAAAAGATGTTTTGGTTAGGTGGAATGGAAGCTGGAGTATCTGGGAAAAGCAGTGATTCTACTGTAAGCTTTGCGCAAGCGCTTACGGTTGATGGAGCCAATTATATTGTAGCTTTTGATTTGAGTAACCAACTATTTGAAGAAACACTTAAGGATGTTAAGTTTGGAGAAAATGGGCTTGTTAAGGTTGTCGACAAAAATAATAAAGTTGTCTTCTCTTTTGATGAAAAAGAAATCAATAAAAAGAATAGCTATCCAATTGATTTGAAATCAGAAAAGCATGTTGTAACGCAGGATGATCAATTAATCTTTCAATATGCCTCCGAAGTAACTGATTGGTACCTTGTCGGAGCTGTATCTTCGAAGGAATTAACAAAGGATACGAATAAAATATTTTACATTACGATAATCGTTATCGTCATTTCGTTTGTCATTTCTTTATTCATTGGGAAGGTCATCGTAAACATGATCGGAGTACCAATGACAAAAATCTCGGAACTGATGTCTGTTGCCAAAGATGGGGATTTAAAAGTTCGCTCTGATCTAACGAATCGTGAGGATGAGATTGGTGAACTAGCTAATAGCTTTAATGATATGATGGGTAACATTTCAGAAATGATGGATAAGACAAGAACCTCATCTGCTAAGGTGCTACAGGCGGCTACAGAACTACAGGATATTTCAAGGCTACAATCCGACTCAGCGAGGGAGGTTGCAGTAGCATCAGAAGAAATCGCAACAGGAGCAACAACATTAACACAAGAAGCAGAGAGTGGTAATAGTCTAGTAAGTAAGATTAGCTCAGAGGTAGAAAATGTATATGAGAATAACCATGAAATGGAAGACTACGCGAAAGAAGTAATAAGTGGAAGTTCTGCAGGGATAGAAAAAATGGATGAGCTTGTAAACAAAACGAAGCATGGCGAGCAACTAACCCAAGCTCTCATCCAAAAAACAGATACACTGAAAGACAGTACAAAACAAATTAGTGATGTCATGACCATTTTGACGAATATCGCCCAACAAACGAACCTTTTATCCCTTAACGCAGCTATTGAAGCAGCCCGTGCAGGAGAAGCTGGAAAAGGGTTTGCCGTTGTAGCGGATGAGATTAGGAAGTTATCGGCACAGTCAAAGGAATCTATCGATCTTGTTGGAAATATTACATCTGCTATTATTAATGAAGTAAATGAAACGTTAAGTGTTTTAGATGAAGCTAATCCAATATTCAAGGAGCAAGTTATTACTGCCCAAGAAACGGATGATCTTTTGAAAAATGTAGGAACTAGAATGAATGCATTTACAAGCAAGATAGAACTTGTCACTAGTTCTATTAATCAGTTAAGGGATTCACAAGAAATTTTGACCTCGACGATTCAGCAAGTTAGTGCTACAGCAGAGGAATCGACTGCTATTAGTGAAGAGGTATCTGCATCAACAGAGGAGCAAATGAAGGTAAGTGATTCCTTAGTGACAACGTCCCAAGAGCTAAAAGAATTGGCTGAGGATTTGCAAGCAAGCTTGGATCGATTCAAGATATGA
- a CDS encoding putative bifunctional diguanylate cyclase/phosphodiesterase gives MNRFKKPTGPYLFVITFFISSFILMGLNQLSGKATLSLLLSILGGSVSMIWLFQAYQLISNKSRRVFWLLLSIGTLFYIASNLSSLLLIVHAQTTRLLDLSYYLRITAYLIFLSSLMFKAKTISIRLAYTNLFNIFVFMAFSTAMSFHYLIKPMMEMTGLSYLETGLMMIYPIISWSILFVILYLQKLVDYSEEKRYLQLVMIGLFLQVVVDFYVGSQLSKGIYQPTNPTIVLTSSIGILLTGLAGRITKANITEIKSEMSHFYRNLERLFPYTIAVCLVLLMFHSYHWHMSALSYGMIIVFMMILGRQIYIVKKNEEFLKEYRFLAYHDPLTGLYNRTSYKNDVQEILELKDELLSVGVLLMDIDRFKNVNDTLGHYVGDCILNQSAKRLRQALGDNRVYRFGGDEFIVIITQGTKKNCVEAAENILKAFEPSFFVNNIEISVTPSIGICLYPQDGTTGESLLKNADAAMYLAKASGKNNYKFFNNDLNKMITRKVELENDLRKAIEQNQLSLVYQPKVTLSNGKISGMEALCRWNHPIHGAISPAEFIPIAEETGQIIGIGNWVLKTACTQTKNWHDIGYRDLSVSVNVSVRQLEQPNFISTIKGILDETGINPACLELEITESIMKNIKYTKTILQQLRELGVTTSIDDFGTGYSSLHILKELPIDTIKIDKSFVQGIMDPRSVSMIKSIIDMGLNLNLQVVAEGIEEEYQVIMLNHYKCTYAQGYYFSKPLVTKQFEEYFASVQVH, from the coding sequence ATGAATAGATTTAAAAAACCAACAGGTCCTTACCTTTTTGTTATTACATTTTTTATTTCATCTTTCATTCTAATGGGCTTAAATCAACTATCAGGGAAAGCTACTTTATCTTTACTTCTCTCTATCCTTGGTGGTAGCGTCAGTATGATTTGGTTGTTTCAAGCCTACCAACTAATTTCTAACAAAAGCAGAAGGGTATTTTGGTTACTATTATCAATTGGCACTCTTTTTTACATAGCATCGAATCTGAGCTCCCTACTTTTAATTGTCCATGCCCAAACAACACGATTACTAGATCTTTCATATTATTTACGCATAACAGCCTACCTTATATTTCTTAGTAGTTTAATGTTTAAAGCAAAAACAATCAGTATCCGTTTAGCTTACACTAATCTTTTCAATATTTTTGTTTTTATGGCGTTCTCTACTGCAATGAGCTTTCATTATCTCATAAAACCAATGATGGAAATGACTGGTTTATCCTACCTTGAAACCGGTTTAATGATGATTTATCCGATTATTAGTTGGAGTATTTTATTTGTCATTCTCTATCTTCAAAAGCTTGTCGATTATAGCGAGGAGAAGAGGTATTTGCAATTAGTTATGATTGGATTGTTTCTCCAAGTAGTTGTTGATTTTTACGTTGGCAGTCAACTTTCAAAAGGCATTTATCAACCAACAAATCCCACAATTGTGCTTACCTCTTCCATTGGGATATTGCTTACCGGGCTTGCAGGAAGAATTACAAAAGCGAATATAACAGAAATTAAATCTGAAATGAGTCATTTTTATCGGAACTTAGAACGGCTATTTCCTTACACGATCGCCGTTTGCCTCGTTCTACTAATGTTTCATAGTTACCATTGGCATATGAGCGCGTTAAGCTATGGGATGATCATTGTATTTATGATGATTCTTGGTCGACAAATCTATATCGTAAAAAAGAATGAAGAGTTCTTGAAAGAGTACCGCTTCCTAGCCTATCATGATCCACTAACAGGATTATATAATCGGACAAGCTATAAAAATGATGTTCAAGAAATATTAGAATTAAAAGATGAACTGCTATCCGTAGGTGTTTTGTTAATGGACATTGATCGGTTTAAAAATGTCAACGATACCCTAGGTCATTATGTAGGAGACTGTATATTAAATCAATCTGCCAAGCGCCTTAGACAAGCACTAGGGGATAATAGAGTATATCGATTCGGTGGAGATGAATTTATCGTCATCATCACTCAAGGCACAAAAAAGAATTGTGTAGAAGCAGCAGAAAACATTTTAAAAGCCTTTGAACCATCCTTCTTTGTCAATAATATCGAAATTTCAGTAACCCCTAGTATAGGTATTTGCTTGTATCCTCAAGATGGCACAACTGGCGAAAGCTTATTAAAAAATGCCGATGCCGCGATGTACTTAGCGAAAGCGAGCGGAAAAAATAATTATAAGTTCTTTAACAATGACCTAAACAAAATGATAACTAGAAAAGTAGAGTTAGAGAATGACTTAAGAAAAGCAATAGAACAAAACCAATTGTCTCTCGTTTACCAGCCAAAAGTTACTCTATCCAATGGAAAAATCAGTGGGATGGAAGCTTTGTGTCGATGGAATCATCCAATCCATGGCGCTATATCACCTGCTGAATTTATCCCAATCGCAGAAGAAACGGGACAAATTATAGGGATTGGAAATTGGGTGCTCAAAACGGCTTGTACACAAACAAAGAATTGGCATGACATAGGCTATAGGGACTTATCTGTATCCGTTAACGTCTCCGTTCGACAGTTAGAACAGCCAAATTTCATTTCAACTATTAAAGGTATTCTAGACGAAACAGGAATAAACCCTGCATGTTTAGAGCTCGAAATAACGGAAAGCATTATGAAGAACATTAAATATACAAAAACGATTCTCCAACAGTTAAGAGAACTCGGAGTAACTACCTCCATTGATGATTTTGGTACCGGCTACTCATCCTTGCATATTTTAAAAGAACTGCCCATTGATACCATAAAAATTGATAAGTCATTTGTACAGGGGATAATGGATCCAAGAAGTGTATCGATGATAAAATCGATTATCGATATGGGGTTAAACTTAAACTTACAAGTGGTTGCAGAAGGCATCGAAGAAGAATATCAAGTCATAATGTTAAATCATTATAAGTGTACGTATGCTCAAGGTTATTATTTCTCTAAACCATTGGTCACCAAACAATTTGAAGAATACTTCGCAAGTGTACAAGTCCATTAA
- the nspC gene encoding carboxynorspermidine decarboxylase, translating to MRFEDLPTPCFVVDEALIEKNLKILNGVMQRTGAKIVLAQKAFSMTSMYPLIGKYLSGTTASGLFEARLGYEEMGKENHVFAPAYREDEIDEIISICDHIIFNSFSQLEKFKDKALQAGRKVGLRINPECSTQEGHEIYDPCSPGSRFGVKQEDFRPELLEGVSGLHFHTLCQQNSDDLETTLNAVEEKFGQWFSQMEWINFGGGHHITREDYDIPRLEACIKRMQDKYDLEVYLEPGEAVALDAGYLVTSVLDLHQNGIEIAILDTSATCHMPDVLEMPYRPPLYESGEAGEKPYTYRLGGQTCLTGDVIGDYSFDQPLKSGDRLVFGDMAIYSMVKTNTFNGMPLPAIAVQDKNGDCKLVREFGYNDFKVRLG from the coding sequence ATGCGGTTTGAAGATTTACCAACCCCATGTTTTGTAGTCGATGAAGCTCTTATAGAAAAAAACCTTAAAATCCTAAATGGCGTCATGCAGCGGACTGGAGCAAAAATTGTTCTAGCCCAAAAGGCTTTTTCCATGACAAGCATGTATCCCTTAATCGGAAAATATTTATCTGGAACAACCGCAAGTGGACTATTCGAAGCACGACTAGGTTATGAAGAAATGGGCAAAGAAAATCATGTCTTTGCCCCTGCTTATCGCGAAGATGAAATCGACGAAATTATCTCTATTTGCGATCACATCATCTTTAATTCCTTCTCCCAGTTGGAAAAGTTCAAAGATAAAGCTCTTCAAGCTGGTAGAAAAGTTGGCTTGCGTATCAACCCTGAGTGCTCTACTCAAGAGGGACATGAAATCTATGATCCTTGTTCTCCAGGTTCTAGATTCGGAGTAAAGCAGGAGGATTTCCGACCTGAGTTATTGGAAGGTGTTTCTGGGCTACACTTCCACACACTTTGCCAGCAAAACTCGGATGATTTGGAGACCACGCTCAACGCGGTAGAAGAAAAGTTTGGCCAATGGTTTTCTCAAATGGAATGGATCAACTTTGGGGGTGGCCATCATATTACTAGGGAAGATTATGATATTCCTAGACTAGAAGCTTGCATTAAGAGAATGCAGGATAAGTATGACTTAGAAGTGTATTTAGAACCGGGGGAAGCTGTAGCACTTGATGCAGGGTATCTCGTAACTTCTGTACTAGATCTTCATCAAAACGGAATAGAAATTGCCATTTTAGACACCTCAGCAACATGTCATATGCCCGACGTGTTAGAAATGCCTTATCGTCCTCCTCTTTATGAGTCAGGAGAAGCAGGTGAAAAACCCTATACGTATCGACTAGGTGGACAAACCTGCCTGACTGGTGATGTCATTGGGGATTATTCGTTTGACCAGCCACTAAAGAGCGGAGACCGTTTAGTTTTTGGTGATATGGCGATTTATTCGATGGTGAAAACGAACACGTTTAATGGAATGCCTCTTCCGGCAATTGCGGTGCAGGATAAGAACGGAGACTGCAAGCTCGTGCGTGAATTTGGCTATAACGATTTTAAAGTTAGATTAGGTTAA
- a CDS encoding malate:quinone oxidoreductase — protein sequence MSNIQGKTDVILIGAGVMSATLGALLKELAPEMDIKVFEQLGKPGEESSNEWNNAGTGHSALCELNYTSEKPDGSIDISKAININEQFQLSRQFWSHLVKSNLIQNPQDFIMPLPHMSMVQGEDNVTFLKKRFKALSNNPLFQGMEFSDEPEKLKEWIPLIMEGRSPSEPIAATKIDSGTDVNFGALTRLLFKHLENQNVDVNYKHSVKDIKRTSDGLWEVKVQDNKNGKLEYHTADFVFVGGGGGSLPLLQKTGIPESKRVGGFPVSGLFMVCNNPEVVEQHQAKVYGKAKVGAPPMSVPHLDTRYIDNKKTLLFGPFAGFSPKFLKTGSYLDLIRSVKPNNLFTMLAAGVKNMGLTKYLIQQVLLSNEKRMEELREFIPNAKSEDWGIVVAGQRVQVIKDTEAGGKGTLQFGTEVVTAADGTIAALLGASPGASTAVHVMLEVLQQCFPERMEEWEPKIKEMIPSYGLSLVENPEFFKEIHTSTAQALGLGETVYS from the coding sequence ATGAGCAACATACAGGGAAAAACAGACGTAATCTTAATTGGTGCTGGAGTCATGAGTGCGACTTTGGGAGCCTTACTAAAAGAGCTAGCACCAGAAATGGATATCAAAGTATTTGAGCAACTTGGGAAACCTGGAGAAGAAAGCTCAAACGAATGGAATAATGCAGGTACTGGCCATTCTGCATTGTGCGAACTGAACTATACATCTGAAAAACCAGATGGATCTATTGACATAAGTAAAGCGATAAACATTAACGAACAGTTTCAGCTTTCTAGACAGTTTTGGTCTCATCTTGTTAAAAGCAATCTGATTCAGAATCCACAGGACTTTATCATGCCTTTGCCTCACATGAGTATGGTACAAGGGGAAGATAATGTAACGTTTTTGAAAAAACGTTTTAAAGCGTTGTCAAACAATCCTCTATTTCAAGGAATGGAATTTTCAGATGAGCCTGAAAAACTGAAAGAATGGATTCCGCTTATCATGGAAGGCCGCTCACCGAGCGAACCAATAGCGGCAACCAAAATCGATTCTGGAACAGATGTCAATTTCGGGGCGTTAACTCGTTTGTTATTTAAACACTTAGAGAATCAAAATGTTGACGTTAACTACAAGCATAGTGTAAAGGATATTAAACGTACTAGCGACGGCTTGTGGGAAGTGAAAGTACAGGATAATAAAAACGGTAAACTTGAGTACCATACGGCAGATTTCGTCTTTGTTGGTGGTGGGGGTGGAAGTCTTCCATTGCTCCAAAAAACAGGTATTCCGGAGTCCAAACGTGTTGGAGGGTTCCCGGTAAGTGGATTATTTATGGTGTGTAATAACCCAGAAGTGGTAGAGCAGCATCAGGCAAAAGTCTACGGGAAAGCCAAAGTTGGTGCTCCTCCGATGTCAGTTCCGCATCTGGATACAAGGTATATCGACAACAAAAAAACATTGCTGTTTGGACCGTTTGCCGGATTTTCACCGAAGTTCTTGAAAACGGGTTCATATTTGGACTTAATCCGTTCTGTAAAACCGAATAATTTATTCACGATGTTGGCAGCTGGTGTAAAAAACATGGGACTGACAAAATACCTGATTCAGCAAGTTTTGTTATCGAATGAAAAACGCATGGAAGAATTACGTGAGTTTATCCCGAACGCCAAAAGCGAGGATTGGGGTATTGTAGTAGCGGGTCAACGTGTGCAAGTAATTAAAGATACAGAGGCAGGAGGAAAAGGAACCCTTCAATTTGGTACGGAAGTGGTGACTGCTGCTGATGGAACGATTGCTGCATTGCTTGGAGCTTCCCCTGGAGCTTCTACTGCTGTTCACGTTATGCTTGAAGTGCTACAGCAGTGCTTCCCAGAGCGTATGGAAGAATGGGAGCCTAAAATCAAAGAAATGATTCCTTCTTATGGTCTGTCACTAGTGGAAAACCCTGAGTTTTTCAAAGAAATTCATACTTCTACAGCACAGGCACTTGGCCTAGGAGAAACAGTTTATAGTTAG
- a CDS encoding sporulation protein gives MLKKWLASVGIGSARVDTQLAKDQLTPGENFQGKVVVEGGNTEQQIDRINLFVMTEALRERDDKKFYEKVVLHKFSLSQSFTIGEGEKKEFDFEFTLPIQTPPTLGRTKVWIQTGLDIPSAIDPKDRDYIQVQSHPSMSTVLDAIYNGLGFHLRKVEMEYSKRLGYIQEFEFLPSNEFRADLDELEAYFFLKEHEIEVVLQVDRRAKGLGGLFAEALEMDESYVRVTFSHVEVEKGTNYIAGQLRETIRRFS, from the coding sequence ATGTTAAAGAAATGGTTGGCGAGTGTTGGTATTGGTAGTGCACGGGTTGATACACAATTAGCAAAAGATCAATTAACACCTGGAGAAAACTTTCAAGGGAAGGTAGTCGTGGAAGGTGGGAATACGGAACAACAAATAGACCGCATTAACCTTTTCGTTATGACAGAGGCTCTTCGTGAAAGAGATGATAAAAAATTCTATGAAAAAGTAGTACTGCATAAATTTTCATTAAGTCAATCCTTCACGATCGGAGAAGGGGAAAAAAAGGAATTCGATTTCGAATTCACGTTACCTATTCAAACTCCTCCAACTCTTGGACGTACAAAGGTTTGGATTCAAACTGGATTAGATATCCCTTCTGCCATTGATCCAAAAGATCGTGATTATATCCAAGTGCAGTCCCATCCTTCTATGAGCACGGTGTTGGATGCTATCTATAACGGACTGGGATTCCATTTACGAAAAGTAGAGATGGAGTATTCCAAGCGCTTAGGCTATATACAAGAGTTTGAGTTTCTCCCTTCTAATGAGTTTAGAGCAGATTTAGATGAGTTAGAAGCTTACTTTTTCCTTAAAGAGCATGAAATCGAAGTGGTCCTTCAAGTGGATAGACGTGCAAAAGGTCTTGGTGGATTATTTGCCGAAGCGTTAGAAATGGATGAAAGCTATGTTCGTGTTACTTTTTCTCATGTGGAAGTTGAGAAGGGGACAAATTATATAGCGGGGCAGTTGCGTGAGACGATTAGACGATTTAGTTAG
- a CDS encoding TetR/AcrR family transcriptional regulator yields the protein MGEIRDAERTRKKILQAAKKEFFERGYHGTRIESIAKRAGVKKQLIYHYFKGKDDLINQTIADFVSAVPTENLTLPTNPVDIAEFRLEVNLNNLRDFLKFTAWEAVEELPHNVNGEEIRSKVLQSYNADMKSKQEMGLVPKELDPALITLMMSSLTIYPLLYDNVTRLITGHTLEEPEFQEKWAQFLRQISERIFERED from the coding sequence ATGGGTGAAATACGTGATGCAGAACGCACCCGAAAGAAAATACTCCAGGCAGCCAAAAAAGAGTTCTTTGAAAGAGGCTATCATGGTACGAGAATCGAATCCATTGCAAAACGGGCAGGAGTTAAAAAGCAGCTGATTTATCATTATTTTAAAGGGAAAGATGATCTGATTAATCAAACCATTGCGGACTTTGTTTCTGCAGTGCCTACAGAAAATTTGACGTTACCTACTAATCCTGTGGATATCGCTGAATTTCGATTAGAGGTGAATTTGAATAATCTAAGAGATTTTCTCAAGTTTACTGCCTGGGAGGCTGTTGAAGAGCTACCACATAATGTGAACGGAGAGGAAATAAGGTCGAAAGTGCTTCAATCCTATAATGCAGATATGAAGTCTAAACAGGAGATGGGTCTGGTACCGAAGGAGCTAGACCCTGCATTGATTACTTTGATGATGTCTAGCCTAACTATCTATCCGCTTCTTTATGATAATGTCACACGACTGATAACAGGACATACGTTAGAGGAACCAGAATTCCAAGAAAAATGGGCTCAGTTTCTTCGTCAAATTAGTGAGCGTATCTTTGAACGCGAGGATTAA